In Emys orbicularis isolate rEmyOrb1 chromosome 12, rEmyOrb1.hap1, whole genome shotgun sequence, one genomic interval encodes:
- the LOC135885985 gene encoding olfactory receptor 5AP2-like — MANPEQGNQTSITEFILLGFGDLQELQSLLFLLFLVIYIVTVVGNILIVALVVTDHHLHTPMYFFLGNLSCLETCYSSTILPRMLAGPLIGDRTISFNGCLTQFYFIGCLIATECLLLSVMSYDRYLAICNPMHYATRMSHRSYLKLASGCWIGGFMGNSINMFSLSQLTFCGPNGIDHFFCDLIPLVKLSCNDPHLMETLVFTLILLFSLVPFLLTLMSYICIIATILRIPSTTGRQKAFSTCSSHLIVVSIYYGTLLIVYMFPTTDILSNFKKVLSVVYTVLTPLVNPLIYSLRNKMVQEALRKACRKIMFGPC; from the coding sequence ATGGCGAACCCAGAGCAGGGAAACCAAACGtccatcacagaattcatcctcctgggattcggggatctccaggaactgcagagccttctcttcctgctgttcctagtgatctacattgtgactGTGGTAGGGAACATCCTTATCGTTGCACTAGTTGTAACTGATcatcaccttcacacccccatgtacttcttcttgggaaacttgtcctgcttggagacctgctacagctccaccatcctgcccaggatgctggctgGTCCCCTGATTGGAGACAGAACTATTTCATTCAATGGGTGTCTCACGCAATTTTATTTCATTGGTTGTCTGATTGCTACAGAATGCCTTCTCCTCTCTGTGATGTCTTATGATCGATATTTAGCCATATGCAATCCAATGCATTATGCAACCCGTATGAGTCACAGGTCTTACCTGAAGCTCGCAAGTGGCTGTTGGATAGGTGGCTTCATGGGTAATAGCATAAATATGTTCTCGCTATCTCAGTTAACATTCTGTGGCCCCAATGGAATTGACCATTTTTTTTGTGACCTCATCCCCCTTGTAAAACTCTCCTGCAATGACCCTCACCTTATGGAAACGTTGGTTTTCACACTCATCTTGCTTTTCTCACTGGTCCCATTCCTACTTACCTTGATGTCCTACATCTGCATCAttgccaccatcctgagaatcccgtcCACCACagggaggcaaaaggccttttccacctgctcctcccacctcattgtggtgagcATTTATTATGGAACTCTGCTGATTGTTTATATGTTCCCAACCACCGACATCCTGAGCAACTTCAAGAAAGTTCTCTCTGTTGtctacacagtcctgactcctctggtcaatcccctcatctacagcctgagaaacaaaatGGTTCAGGAGGCCCTGAGGAAAGCTTGCAGGAAAATCATGTTTGGACCATGCTAA